GAGTGTCACCAGGTCACACCAGGGCCACGTTCAGTCTCAACGCAGTGAGCAGCGTGTTGCTATGGTTTCTAACCGGTGCAACAGACTTCATTGGCTGTGTCCCAGCTGatagccaatcagcagagacgtgtctatAACTTGTGGTAATGAAAAGACAGAGAGCACAcagcagggtgttcaacgcacccccgCCCCGTTAcagtttaaccctcctgttggcCTCGGGtccaaatttgacccgtttacaaaaacgttctatatcagaactatgacaaaagaatagggttgggtatggtttggtctttttccgataccggtgctaaatcgatacttttaaaacggtgccggtgcctgaaccaaaatatatatatatatatatatttataatgtatataatataaaatataaaacaggagcacaaaacaacagtcggcgacattaaagaacagctcgtttattgctaaggccatatggtcaaaattaaatgattgattaataatgtaatgacagtagggctgcagctatcgattattttagtaatcgagtattctaccgattattccatcgattaatcgagtaatcggttaagaaatacttagtaagaaatacttagtaaacagcaatagtaaatatttattattgctatgtactaaaaaaaaaggagtttttaaagtttttttgaaaaagcaacattttttattgccaaattccaagtacatttttggtggcccaaatgttaatatttttcacccccttcttgcctctggctctttgcactggaaGAGCTGTTCACTACCCAGAGGGTAAATGTGACGGTACAGAGCtgacagcagggctattcaactacactgttctgggggacacattttaagaaaggctaatacacagtgaggagaaagaataaagaatgcagacatcaccggcatgatgacgtcattcacgtgcatattaagtggccatgctggggggggagccggtttgtctccggcagcagctaagtctccaaagattagtagcaaactaataaacagttagactacaaaccgacagctctcgttttagcttgttggtaaaacatggctattagcagagtagcatgctgtaggctagttgtgtaaaacatggctattagcagagtagcatgctgtaggctagttgtgtaaaacatggctattagcagagtagcatgctgtaggctagttgtgtaaaacatggctattagcagagtagcatgctgtaggctagttgtgtaaaacatggctattagcagagtagcatgctgtaggctagttgtgtaaaacatggctattagctATTagtaatctgggccgtcagtctcgtacatagacagtatataaacgtctTGTGTCAACCTGTTGTGTGCACTAGTAAATATCCTCCGTGTGGAAACACAGTGAGCTGTACAGCCTTAATTAcgttgatttaacgaagcttcgaggcaaagaattttgcttcgaggattgtttgtaatcaaattattcgagttattcgaggaatcgtttcagccctaaatGACAATAACTTATAGCagtgacttatttcaccagtaaattgctggattaacaacaaaaacaaccaccagatgggaaaagtgtattttacaattactatgaatgcaccacaaggctggcgagtttaGAAGTgacacaccgtctgtgttgttttacaTGTCACTTCCCCCTGGCTGGGTCCTTCTGATTGGTCACTAACTCCTGCTCTCCACCTGTCAGGCTGCAGGCATACATCTCCGCCGCACAGGACATCATGCAGATCAGCCTGctgtccttcaaccaatcagagctgtGTGTGGagctcaggccacgcccctccTCTCACCTGTCGTCTAATGAGCTGGAGCCACTGAAGCTGTCCATCACCTGGAGCCATGACGACCGCTTCACACTGCAGGTAACATCCTCAATAACATGACCTAACCCTTCTTAAAGTGACAGTGTGTCTGTGCTGATTGGTTAACCCGTCTTAAAGTGACAGTGTGTCTGTGCTGATTGGTTAACCCGTCTTAAAGTGACAGTGTGTCTGCGCTGATTGGTTAACTCTTCTTAAAgtgacagtgtgtctgtgtgtgtctttgtgtctctgtgtgtgtgtgtgtgtgtgtgtgtgtgtgtgtgtctgtgtgtgtgtctctgtgtctgtgtctgtgtgtgtgtgtgtgtgtgtgtgtgcgtgtgtgtgtgtctctgtgtgtgtgtgtctctgtgtgtgtgtgtgtgtgtgtgtgtgtgtgtgtgtgtgtgtgtgtctgtctttgtgtctctgtgtgtgtaggtgaTGGAGGGCCCAGGCGGTCTGGTGGAGGACGGCGTGTCTGGCCGGCGCTCTGCGCTGAGCGCCGCTCTGCTGGAGGTGATGCAGTGTTACATCGGCCAATCAGAGCTGCTGTCTGAGATCCAGAGACTCAGATCCAGGTAAACCtccatttcctgtttgttttaAGATCACAAACTGTCAGTCGGTGATGATGAGCGAGACCTCTGACAGCTCTGATCAGACTGAAATCTGTCAGATCAATAATCAATAATCTGACACTGCTGAGACTGACTTCACGTCCTCTGAACCAGCTGTACGTagtttagttaagtttaggttaTTAGTTTATGATGTCGTGGACAGTCCCCCTTAATTAACTGTACAGTAAAAGTAGCAGCTTTAGCCTCAGTGGCTAATTTCCAGCTGAAGTCCCCGGCCAGCTGAAAATAGGCATCCTAAAATACAATGGTTAacatattaaaatgaattacaTTACATCTATAATAACAGCAGGCCTATGCAAAAAGGGTTAAACATACAAGAAgtggcacacaaacaaacaagcacagATAATGGCCATGGCATTAAACCAGTCCATGCAGTTAATACAATACGAGGGAGacgagagaaaggagaggagtCTCAGAGGACACGTTGAGAACACATACAAGACATAACAGAGGCAGgcagcagagatggagagacagtCACATCCAACACACATCACATCTGACAGATTAATGGCTGCAGTCATAGTTATCACACTGCCATGTTTTAAGGTGTGTTGTAAAGGTAGGATATGTATGTATACCTTTTGATTGTAGTGGACAGTGAATTTCCAGATTTGTAATGCCGTAACAGAAAATGATAATTGGCCAAATGTACTTTTCCTGGATGAATTAGAAGGTCACCTGGTGCGGTGCTTCTGGTGATCTGACTGCTGTTGTTACGTTGGGTTATGAAAGAGTTCAAAGGAGGAGGAGCTGTGTTATGCAGAATCTTgtacagcagacacacacagagagacacacacacacacacacacacacacagagacacagacacacacacacagacacacacacacagagacacacagacacgcacacagacacacacacagacacgcacacagagacacacacacacacacacacacacacacagctaacgTCTGTACTGGACGCTGATCtccatcttgtgtgtgtgtgtgtgtgtctgtgtgtctctgtgtgtgtgtgtgtgtgtgtgtgtgtctctgtgtgcgtgtctgtgtgtctctgtgtgtgtctctgtgtgtgtctctgtgtgtgtgtctccagttTTGCCATCGACTGGCGTCCGTCTCAGCGTGTTCTCGTCTACCTGAAGTCAGCGTTGTTGGTGTGTGAGCTGGAGGTGGACGAGGGATACCCGAGCAGAGGAGCAGCCCGCCTGCTCTCTGTACGGAGGGACGGACAACCTCTGGACACATCTGGACTCAAGGTAACACCCCCACAGGCCATGTTTACTCATCTGGTACTGCAGTAAAATCACTGAAGTACTAAAGAATCACAACCAAAATTATGGGTAGAGAAGTTTTTCTGTAACCCTGCTGACAGACAATCACGGTTTTGGGTATTAAAACGGTAATTGTTATAGTTGACTTGCTGTCAGTTCATTACTTATAGGctgctgccatctagtggctgtTAGTTGTAACtcatatgtgatgttttaggcctgTTGGCAGACATCTGGTAACACTTCCTAATAACCATCATTAAtagatggtaaattgatagttaattaatttttagttattgtcattttactgttaacaaacaatgaaattataacaatgtttactaattattagtagtgctgttaacagtttattgttacacacattatatcccTCATATACTATATTAGGGATTGgataatgattaaaaaatgtttgtaaacctttaagaaaccatttataatacatccataaacattacatatatagatatagagcAGATATTCCTAACACTTTGTTAAGGGTTACTAGTTGGTTTGTAAACCGTATATAAACAGTGTCTgaatggttattataaagttgcaacagaTGACTATAATACCTTGTTTAGCCAATAacggacaagaaggatttggggtgGGGGAGGGGTTTAGTGCGCtgaagcacagaagggagggggaggggacgggatgaggatgaggatgaggaggagggaggagcgagctagtctccattttgtttgaaaatactttgaacgtcaacaagaagtaacgtcacccaacatggCTTAAAGCACCTTTAACCGATACCTAATATAGTATTGATGAGGATGATTGATGATATTGATATATAGTATATTAggtatataatgtgtgtaacaataaactgttaattaACAGCACTGCTAATAGttagtaaacattattaattataatttaaattgacaattaactaaagattaattaactatcaatttaccatctattaatgatggttattatGAAGTGTTACCGTGTAGCTCTGTCATTcgcaaggctacttttacttttatacttgaAGTACATTTCCTActctgtactttgttacttttacttgagtaaagtagttaaatcagtacttctacttttaccagagtattttttaacacaagtatctgtacctCGACTTGAGTACTGGAAGTACTTTAGCCATCTCTGCAGAAAACTGAGAAAACATGACCTAACGTTTAAACAGGGCTCCATGATTGGGGGATGATGTCTACTGAGATTTTTCTGCCAAATATTGTGATGAAGTTTATTTGAGATTTATTGATTTTAAAGTTCAATATTGACagtgtaacagataaaacatgtcatggagcgTTATTACTCTGTCCtacttttgattttatttaaatgtctgaTTTTTATTTGCTCACAAATACTGTGCTGTATAAAACtaatgtatctgtctgtctgtctctctctctctctgtctgtctgtctctctgtctgcctgtctgtctctcagcctTATAAATCTGTCCTCAGTCTGACAGACTGGTTGGTGTTTCTCTCCAGCAGTCCTCTGATCtgactcctctcctctcctctcctccctctccctcctctccctctcctctccctcccctctcctcccttccctccctctccttcctctcctctcctccctccccttcctctacctcctctcctcccttccctccctctccttcctctcctctccctcctctcctctcctccctcccctcctctcctctctcctctcactctccttcctcccctccctctccctcctcttactctcttccctctctcctctcccccctctcttcctctccctctcctctcctctcctccctgtcCTCTCCAGAGTTATTGTATTAAATGTGTTCATCACATGATCTCTTGTTTCTTCCTgaatatttgtgtcaaaatgtaaataaactctTTACACCAACACAAAGCTGTGAAATGTGACTTCTTACATATTCATATCATATCAAATCTCTGATCttttaataacattaacaaatgcttaaaataatatataaaatgttgtGATGTGTGCAAGAATAAACTCTTATTAaagcattaataataataatgagtaATAAACGTGTAACAGTAACATAAGTTTGACTAAAGTTTTATTAAATATGAGTTGATCATGTTTTATTAAGTGTAAACATTATTTCAGATGACAGGAAGCAGAAACTCagtcaacaacacaacaaataatGAAATCATTTCCATTTATTCATAACAAAAGTTCACAGACAGAGGAAGATGTTTGGTCCTACGAGCTGTTTACAAAAAGTTAGTGTCGCTGGGTGAACACGACTGGAAATACTGGTGTAAACAGATGAATTCTGGAATGAGACGGATGGAAAGACGTAGTGGGCCACTGTAGGGTGTAGCAGTCGAGCAGACCAGGGTGAAGGAGGCGGTGCATCGGCGCCGATGATCCTGAAACCCACGGAGAGAGAGGTGTTAGATATTATTCTGGGATGTTCAGACAGAATCTAATACACTCCTGTTTCATCTTCTGATAACGTGAAGCGCTGAGTGGATATAAAAAGGaataaataaatggaaacaCTCGAGTAGCGCTGGAGGAAGTACTCAGATTACTGCAgtcaaagtactaataccacactgtagaaatataatctgttacagtaaaagtcctgcagtgataatgttactgcagtaaaagtgtgtaagtatcatcaggagaatgtagttaaagtatgaAACCATTGTAGTGTGTGTAAAGGGTcaaccagctgtgtgtgtgtgtaatggtctgatcatctcagcgtgacttgtagctgttatattgttggttagtttactttagaatcaaacatcagatttataaactacatgtgttctgtctgcaggaatcttaatgtgtaaagtaactagtaactaaagctggaacagatgaatgtagcggagtaactaaagtaactagtaactaaagtaactagtaactaaagctggaacagatgaatgtagtggagtaactaaagtaactagtaactaaagctggaacagatgaatgtagtggagtaactaaagtaactagtaactaaagctggaacagatgaatgtagtggagtaactaagtaactagtaactaaagctggaacagatgaatgtagtggagtaactaaagtaactagtaactaaagctgtaacagatgaatgtagcggagtaactaaagtaactagtaactaaagctgtaacagatgaatgtagtggagtaaaaagtccaatatttctctctgaaatgtagcagagtagaagtagaaagtggcatgaaaagaaaagactcaagtaaagtacaacatttggactgaagaacagtactggagtaaatgtacttagttacattccagcgctGAGTAAAGAACAAGTATCTTAAAACTGTACCTTGCTGTGAAGTTTGATTAAAAGTCACTCAAGCGTTTGTGAAACTGTCCGAAgggttaaccctcctgttgtcctcgggtcaaatttgacccatattcaaaaagtttctctatcagaaatttggttttctttcaaccaaaaaataacgtggatggttccctataacgctcttcacaagttaaataatcaggggcctcatttataaaagacTGCTCAGCTTTCATACCAGAAGATGAAAAGTACCTACACACAGAAATCTTCACATGTATAAAACCACCAACATCAGGTCCTGTGCACCTTTCCTTTATACATCACAATCAACGTGAAATTGAGCGCACATGAACGAGCCACCGACTCCGCCTTGCCTCCTCCCATAAAATAATATGGAAATTACTATAAATGCGCCCCCGACGTCATTCTTTGTCCAATCACAACGGGTTATCCCGCTGCagacggaaaaaaaaaaacttcaccgACTGTGAGGTTGAGGTGCTGATCACAGGGGTGGAGGTTTGTAGGTTTGTCATCTTggataagcaataaaagaaaatgcccaGAGTGGCAAATGGTGACCGGGCGCTGAATGCACCGAACCATGGCAGAAATAATtgaaaaaatgtctaatgtcaaAGTGGAAACCAAGAGAAAAGTGGCAgtgccacaccagttacagaacaacatgcatctcagtgtagGTTCAAATTAtacacaataagcagtttgaactcactgatgtaatgccatttattttctaagtgttagtacgctcagtgaaactgagtccagcgcgagggagacccgactcagaggaggagaggttagtgaggccagcgtctccacggcaggtgacagtgcgcacggatctgctgcgccacgcatggatgtaataatgaaatagtaaataggactacagtaacagaaatatgtgcagattTAAGACAGTccagacggcccagtgtttggtggaccgggtacaccttgttcacttaatagcctacaaatcatccacgggatcaattacacatcacatgagtttgccccccccgacacagcgtttgttcctggggagatggagcCGTGCGTCCCACCTCCTGTgggccatggatgtctgagcctcagcaactacagaCTCACAGACACTATTGCATCTTTCCGTGCCGATCTTTTTGTTGTCAGTAAGATATTTCATCTATGGGAAATACAGAGGatgactgaaagtattttctaagtggatttatcatttatttcctGTCCTCATGTTTAACAGAGGTTAAGTAACCTGCAAATTAAACAGTTAATAGTGTGAAAGATGTGAAACATTATCCACATAAATGATCCCACTTTTATGGAGTATTGGCGGATAAAACTATGTTTTTTCATAGACAACGTCACAGACGTATGCCAGTAACTGTagtggaaactttattttgtaatgtctgGTGATTTTCTGCACTTTTCAGTTAGAATTTGCcacgttacagagccagaaaagaCTTTGTGGATAGCACGCACATTCTCACgtcaagtttattttttatacatcaCACGTATCAGGGAAAAGCAGCGTACGCAAGCTTTTCGTTGGTACGCAAcgtttatacatgaggcccGTGCTCACTACTTTCATaaaatttgggtgttttattacattttatagcatttggtgaaagaaaatgataaaagaacgttgaaaagagTGACAACAATGTCGGaaatagcttcaaaaacgtggggaaaaaacatccaaaaaaagcgcaggaaaaatgtgacaaaaacatcggtaagaagtgacaaaaaaacgtaTAAAAGACTTTGGGGAAAAGCGACAGAattgtcaaaaaagacgaccaCAACgttggaaaaataataataataaaataaaaagttgcacggtcaaCAGGAAGACGACCCGAGGGTTAAATAAAGCTCTGCGTGTTTTTACCTTATGTAGCAGTCAAACGCTCCACCAGGTCGTTCCTCGGGATCTTCACCAGCGATATTATGGTCATGTTCACGGCCTCCTGCTGGTGATAGGACAGCATCAGGTCCACGGTCTTACGCCGGTTTGCGGACTCCAGCTCGCTCCGTGGGATTGTAGTTATGTTTCTCAGATGCCACTTGAAGGCGTCGAATTGCTCATCGTTCATGTCCCGCAGGATGTTCAGAAGCACATCGTGGAGGTCAGGTGCCCTGTTCAAATCAGAGCACAGCTTCAGACGGCAGTTTTGTAgctttttgtcacgttttttatttatttttttgcatttaattgaattttttgttgctttttttcttcttaaagagacaggcgctccagcAGAGTGAAtacaggagcagcagctggGGGTAGTAtgagaaacaggaagcatgtaaacatgttctaggacaatcacaaaatacaaatatgaactTGAACATGCTACGTACGGTGCTCAGCATAAGTTTTCCCTtgacctagagactggcatggttttatttcagtcagcctaatagctggtttgatttgcattgagagatgattttatggaaagtaccccatgccaatctctaggtatggtgaagggtatgtgatgatgtggggtatggtgaagggtatgtgatgatgtgggggtatggtgaagggtatgtgatgatgtggggtatggtgaagggtatgtgatgatgtggggtatggtgaagggtatgtgatgatgtgggggtatggtgacgggtatgtgatgatgtgggggtatggtgaagggtatgtgatgatgtggggtatggtgaagggtatgtgatgatgtggggtatggtgaagggtatgtgatgatgtggggtatggtgaagggtatgtgatgatgtggggaccaagggaactttatcaggatgcatagtatcctggatccatcaAATAACTGGCtgctgcctctatgggaatttaacattggggtgtactgacttatgctccctgtattttaaggaagaacatttatttatttaagatacattattcattcacaaagaatatTGGTATATATAAGAAtctgctgtgaggcagaagtgctaaccactgagccaccgtgctgcctaAGTGACCCACCCAGTAAAGGGTTAACAGTTAGTGTTTCTCATCAAAATAGCAGCCGGTTCTGACCTGTTTCCTGTCCTGCAGCCACAGTGACGTTGATAACTGAAAGTGTTAATCAGGATGCTTCATAATGAAGAGCAGTTACTGTCAGATACTTTGGAGCACAGAGAGAAGGGAAATAACCTTCACTTTATCAAACTACAGGGTTCAACGTTACTTTTATAGTCGCCTGTACAGTAAACTTTAGGTCCAAAGAGAGAAGGaatcccccctccccctcctttcTCTCTTCCCGCCACTTTCTCTCTCGACGGCATCTTTAAAGTAAATTTTAGTGTTTTCAAAGTCAAACAGATGATAAGGATTCACGTTTTGATAACGTATGTTTACACAGAGCAGAGAAACTAAAAGCAGCAGATTAAGAACAGACTGAAGAACAGAACGCAGACGCCTGTAAACATCAATTACACgtttaaagtttaaaagttcaacagctgcagctgcagtatgtcagcagagaaagaggaggaggaggaggaaatgaaaaagtagtttaaaatactCACGGAGCTCCAGCCATTGtggtgtctgtctttctctctgtttgcttctcttcttcctcttttgaAATGCCGGGGGAAAGATGTAGAAGATGacgtggaggaggaagaggaggaggaagaggaggagcgcTTACCGGAAACTGTTTTGCTGCCTTCATCATAAAATAtctaaatcagaatcagctttatagGCCAGGTTtgtgtaaacaaacaaggaatttgactctggttaatctttgctctcaaagtacaacactcactaacatataaaacagaaaggacagttagaaatataaaaatactgttacagaataacaatacaatggaatttacaattttacaagaaatatatacaataataattgaagagagagaaggactagtgcaatatcagtatagtctgagatttaagatttaaatataaatatagtgcattatcagtatagtctgagatttaagatttaaatataaatatagtgcattatcagtatagtctgagatttaagatttaaatataaatatagtgcgAGGCAGTTCAGTGAAAAAGCAGCCGTTctgctcacactcacacacggaGCTACGAGACCAGAACGTTTCTGAACTTACAGGTACTCTGTTTAACGTGTTCCTTTAACCCTGCTGATGTCCTCGGGTCACATTTAACAGTTTTCAGAGTTCCTGTATCAGAAACATGGCTTTCTTTTCAACCAAATTCCCCAAAaacaacatggatggttccatgacGATCACTACTTTCATGGTCTTCAGAGGTGAAAATCTGGGATCATTCATAAACATATCTTCCTCTGACCTAAACTGTTAGTCAagataattcataatttctgcttattTTACTAAATAATTAGGcataatttcatgtaaatgtgGTTtatccaccatcaattccataaagaagtgtaaaactagtggtaataagttatGAAGTTGGCTAAaaagatgtaacacagaattaAGTGATCATTTATAGGttactttatgctttataaacaggcAACCCGACCGGAGGGAAAATACAAGTAcgtggttgacgggaagacgaTACCAGGGTTAAGAGAATCAGTTTAAATAAACGTATTGCTACTTGTTGTtggggctgaacgtggccctgcATGGTTGGATATACACATACAgagtttcctctatgttgatttagTAGTGGTGGCcggagacagagagcagagctctgacacaaacacacacactcaaacacacacacacgcatagctgcggacggtgcaaactacgtcggctctgcagttttgttgaagtcacagtgagtcacggaaatgccgataaagtggtttcaagtgtggttacagtttttcataacttcacgcagacagcgtttactgtgata
This window of the Sander lucioperca isolate FBNREF2018 chromosome 21, SLUC_FBN_1.2, whole genome shotgun sequence genome carries:
- the LOC116061936 gene encoding uncharacterized protein LOC116061936 isoform X3, producing the protein MVLHLTDSRRVQKILGRQLFVLDSMMSLLEGLESAQQLMTQPCPPQPDGGARRRWKALKAENRSVVEETETLLTSLQDRRQKIQDRRHTLTQLVQQLDSKKQQSKQLEESLQKAHNALQSCDHQLTQLKAESEVALGQLMIWQRIRDELQAYISAAQDIMQISLLSFNQSELCVELRPRPSSHLSSNELEPLKLSITWSHDDRFTLQVMEGPGGLVEDGVSGRRSALSAALLEVMQCYIGQSELLSEIQRLRSSFAIDWRPSQRVLVYLKSALLVCELEVDEGYPSRGAARLLSVRRDGQPLDTSGLKPYKSVLSLTDWLVFLSSSPLI
- the LOC116061936 gene encoding uncharacterized protein LOC116061936 isoform X1 codes for the protein MADVRAVVQRCDPSLLDLCGDSESDCSEAARMVLHLTDSRRVQKILGRQLFVLDSMMSLLEGLESAQQLMTQPCPPQPDGGARRRWKALKAENRSVVEETETLLTSLQDRRQKIQDRRHTLTQLVQQLDSKKQQSKQLEESLQKAHNALQSCDHQLTQLKAESEVALGQLMIWQRIRDELQAYISAAQDIMQISLLSFNQSELCVELRPRPSSHLSSNELEPLKLSITWSHDDRFTLQVMEGPGGLVEDGVSGRRSALSAALLEVMQCYIGQSELLSEIQRLRSSFAIDWRPSQRVLVYLKSALLVCELEVDEGYPSRGAARLLSVRRDGQPLDTSGLKPYKSVLSLTDWLVFLSSSPLI
- the LOC116061936 gene encoding uncharacterized protein LOC116061936 isoform X2, which produces MADVRAVVQRCDPSLLDLCGDSESDCSEAARMVLHLTDSRRVQKILGRQLFVLDSMMSLLEGLESAQQLMTQPCPPQPDGGARRRWKALKAENRSVVEETETLLTSLQDRRQKIQDRRHTLTQLVQQLDSKKQQSKQLEESLQKAHNALQSCDHQLTQLKAESEVALGQLMIWQRIRDELQAYISAAQDIMQISLLSFNQSELCVELRPRPSSHLSSNELEPLKLSITWSHDDRFTLQGPGGLVEDGVSGRRSALSAALLEVMQCYIGQSELLSEIQRLRSSFAIDWRPSQRVLVYLKSALLVCELEVDEGYPSRGAARLLSVRRDGQPLDTSGLKPYKSVLSLTDWLVFLSSSPLI